Genomic segment of Saccharomyces cerevisiae S288C chromosome XV, complete sequence:
atgGCCTCAGTTCTCGAAGAGCCCATTTATAATTGTTTACATAAATAATGAGATTCCACCGTCAAGGTACCGCAGCCACCGTAGGCGTACTGCTCATTGTGCTGCTTGGTTTCTGTTGGAAATTATCTGAATCTTATGGCATAGTGTCAACTGCCCTACCACACAAGCAACCTGCAACCAAAATCACAGACACACCTTCTATACGATGGGATAATTACCATGAGTTTGTCAGAGAcattgattttgataaCAGCACGGCTATCTTTAATTCCATTCGAGCTGCTTTAAGACAGTCTCCATCGGATATACATCCTGTCGGAGTATCTTATTTTCCCGCTGTAATTCCCAAAGGAACTTTAATGTACCATGCCGGATCAAAAGTGCCAACTACCTTCGAATGGCTGGCTATGGACCACGAATTCAGCTACTCTTTCGGCTTGAGGTCACCATCCTATGGGAGAAAATCTTTGGAAAGAAGGCATGGGAGGTTCGGCAATGGCACCCATGGTGATCATCCAAAAGGgccaccaccaccaccaccaccagACGAAAAAGATCGAGGTTCACAAAAAATGCTTACCTATAGAGCAGCACGGGACCTCAACAAATTTCTCTATCTTGATGGGGCTTCTGCTGCAAAAACTGACTCAGGAGAGATGGACACGCAGCTAATGTTGTCAAATGTTATTAAAGAGAAATTGAACCTTACAGATGATGGTGAAAACGAACGAATGGCCGAACGACTCTACGCTGCTAGAATATGCAAATGGGGGAAGCCATTCGGGCTTGACGGAATTATCAGGGTAGAGGTTGGCTTTGAGGTCGTTTTGTGTGATTTTTCGGCTGATAACGTCGAACTTGTTTCAATGTTAGAAATGGTCCAGCCTAACCAGTACCTAGGCTTACCAGCACCTACCGTTATATCGAAAGAGGAAGGTTGGCCTCTGGATGAAAATGGAAACCTAGTTGAAGATCAGCTAACAGATGACCAAAAGGCGATTCTGGAAAGAGAAGATGGTTGGGAGAAGActttttctaatttcaACGCAGTTAAGAGCTTCAATCAGTTGAGAGCGGGTACAGCGCATGACAACGGGGAGCATCGAATCCATATCGACTATAGGTACCTAGTGAGCGGGATAAACAGGACTTACATTGCTCCTGATCCTAACAACAGAAGATTACTCGATGAAGGAATGACATGGGAAAAGCAATTGGACATGGTAGATGACTTAGAAAAGGCTCTGGAAGTCGGATTTGATGCCACGCAAAGTATGGATTGGCAGTTAGCATTTGATGAGCTTGTCCTTAAATTTGCTCCATTACTAAAATCTGTTAGTAACATACTGAACAGCAATGGTGATATTAATGAGTCAATTGCCATCAATGCAACAGCACTCACATTGAACTTTTGTTTAAGGTTTGAGCCTGCAAGCAACAACAGTGATGAATTCGGTAGCGGGAAAGACTTTGCTGTCTACCAATATGTGAGCCCATACCAGGCCTTAAAAACGGATGCAGACTTTTTGATTTGGTCATCTGCTGTCAGCGTGGTCGGAGAAATTGTTGATGCCATTTATAAAGTGAATGATTTATTGATACCCGAAGTCTACTCTTTTATGACAGATAACACAACTTCCAGCGACTTAATAAAGAATGTCGAAACGGCTCGCTCCACTATCGATGGTTTAATTGAATCTCTAGGGTGGATTGAACTAAATTACCGTTGTGAGAGACAATGCAATTGGGATGAAGTTTGTTACACTCCTTCCTGGGGCCCATCTCCAATGGGTATGACTGAACCAGGTTCCCACAATGAGGGATTTGGAACCCACTTTGATGAATCTCGACAAAGGTTGGTTATTAACAGTAAACTACAGTGTATCAATATAAATGATTTGATGGTTAATCGTAATCATTAGCGCCTCCTGTGAGAAGGCCATTGTGGGACAGTATAAAGGGTATGATTTCTAGATAATCTAATAATGATTATGAAGTTTTTGAGATTTGGGGTGATACACATCTATGAATTACTAAGAGATTTGAGACACAGCGACAGTCATGCCAGCAAGATTtaagattttctttatttagTGTTTATATACATATCAGATATCTGTTGAgtattttctattttaccaaaaaaaaaagatatgaAATCAAGATAAAACGTCGTATGAAAGACAAGGGAGCTCAGCAGCAATATCATAAAGTAAAGCAACAGCGCTTGGTTTATGTACAATGAACGATCTGAAAATTAGTTGGCAGCGGAGCTACGAATACATGTCAATATTACGTTACGATTGTATAACAGGGGAGGAGAATCGTGCACTTTGATGGGTATATCGAAAGATGGTGACTATGCTAGAGTCACTGTCAGTGAGGAGTTGCGATGTATGAAAGATTCACTGACATAAAGTGGCGCGATTCATGTAGAAGTGTAAATCACTTTTGACGCAATGATGGAAGAGATACAGAAGAGATAcggaaaaaataaaacaaaaaacaactGAAATAAGTACTAATGGATTATATTTATTGCCgccattattatttagCCTCTGGTGGCTCAAGAATCTGCAGTTATTTAATTATTTAATCGAGCGTGTAATGCTCTGATGATTTTCAATCCGGTCATATCAAATCACAAGTTGAGCCATTATATTCATGTTTTTTGTACATTCACCACGTTCTGCATATTAGGTACTGAAACACGTCAGGCTATAACGGCGCTTTCCACCTACACTCCGGCCTTCGTTACTGCTCCGACCGTTCTCTGGTCTAATTGTTCATCCTGCATGCTAATGGGGATTATGCAATCTTTAAATGCTTACACTTGGATGAAAGATCACCAAGTCTTGTTTTTAGGTGTAACTACTGGGTACTGTGGTGCCCtgtcttccttttctagtATGCTGCTAGAGATGTTCGAACACTCTACAAACTTAACTAACGGTAATATCGCTAACCACACAAAACTGCCGAACAGAGCTTACGGTATAATGGAGTTTTTATCTGTCTTGCTCGTTCATCTTATGGTTTCCATGGGTAGTCTTATTTTCGGTAGGCAACTTGGTAAGGAGGTTATTGTTGCTTATGGATCTAGTTCGTTTTCGAAGCCATATACCCCTCCCTCAGACACTGTAAAGGAAAATGCTGGTGATGTTGATACacaagaaatggaaaaaaatattctagagtttaaattcaaaactCCAGCACCATTTtttaagaaattttttgatattgtGGATAAACTCGCGTATGCACTAGCTTTTCCATTAATTATTTTGTTTGTGGTGCTGTGTGCGTATTATGAGAACTATTCGAGGGGCAAGTGGACACTACCATGTCTATTTGGAATTTTCGCTGGTTTCCTAAGATATTGGTTGGCAGAAATGTTTaataaaacaaacaaaaagtttCCATTGGGTACTTTCTTGGCAAACGTTTTCGCCACTTTATTGATTGGCATATTTACCATGGTGCAACGTGGTAAAAAACACTTTTCTACGGACGTTCCAATTGTGAACTCGTTGAATTCATGTCATATTGTTTCTGCGTTAATATCCGGATTTTGCGGCACTTTGAGTACCATTAGCACGTTTATCAATGAAGGGTATAAGCTATCATTTATTAACATGCTTATTTATTATACTGTTTCGATTGCAATTTCATATTGCTTATTGGTGATAACTCTCGGATCCTATGCTTGGACTAGAGGATTGACCAACCCGATTTGTTAggatcttttctttatacTTTTCCCTGCATAATCATcccactttttttttttttttttttaattcattttcaagattttaGACGTTGTATAATACATTTTTACCCACTACTGCGGTTTATTGTAATATTTTGTGAGATTTTATGAATGCGTTCCATCATCTATTTACTACAAAACGATAAATTTCcccgttttcttttacttttacTTCATTTAATATAATTCATATTTATTTCCCATGTACCAATTAATTACTCATAAAAAGAAcagaaatagaaaaaagttGTATATAacaagccaaaaaaaagaaaaaaaaaggaaaaaaaagaaaacacaGCTTATTTCAAATTGCAATCTGCGTATTTCGTAAGTAACGAATGATCTCACAGcattgcttttttttttttttatatatatatgtacattACCTATGTCACATATGACCATGATGAATACAACACTAAAAACCAAGGCCTACTATTCAATTGTTCTCTATATGATTTCCATTCTAGCAAAATCGAGTGCTACCGACCTGCCGTTTTCTTTACCTTTCGAACCATTGAGCTGTTAGCCTTCTCTTCACAGAAACTGAAAGTCATTAAAAGCCTCCCCTTCAACAATTCCCTTGTCTTTTGTTTCAGCTATATAATGCGTTTATAGCTCTAATTGTGGTCGAATAGGAAGAATTTGCGTTAACACCCGTAACTAGCTTTCCATCTGTAATAGAGTAGTCATCCCAGGGATGGATTGGCGCCAAGTACTTGGCTCCATTCTTGTTTGCAACGCGTTCAACCGTTGTCAATTTTCTGCTCCTCAAGATGTCGTCAACTCCCAGGGCGATTTCACCCTCGAGTGGGAAACCTGTTATAGCTTTGCCTTCGATTAATGGTCTTGTTGTTTTGATATCTATTAATCCATCGAAAAGGAGCGGTCCATGACAGATGGCAGCGATCACACCCCCATTGGCATATATCTTGGATGCAATatcttgcagatttttaGCTTTGGGATAGTCAAATAGAGCACCATGTCCAGCAGATGCAAAGAATACTTTATAGTCGCTGGCGTTGACTTCATTTGCGGTCTTGATCCTCGCTAACGCCTTATTGAAGGCGGAATTTTTCGTTTCAAAGTTCATCTTATCTTCGCCACCAATAAAGCTCTTTGGCAAGTAATGTTCATCCCAGCCAAATCCACCAGTCTCAGAAACGAAGTCCACTTCGAAACCATGCTTTTCGAATGTATCGAACGATCGCAAAATCTCAACTACAAAAACGCCTGTTTTCGCACCATCTTTGTAGAAGGGACCGTGGTATGAAGTAAGAGATATTAGCGCTCTTTTTGGAGTCATTGCAAGgccagttttctttttgaatgaaGGAGAAAAGTGTTCTAGAAATATGTTTTAGTTCTAAGTATCGTTGTCTGGAGCaagcaaagaaaagcaGACCTGTATGTGCAACTTTCCTGTTTTCCATTAAAATCTCAAGAACCGACCCCTTGACTGTGCTCATATATCAAGTATCGGTTTTAAAGTCCCCTAATTGTGATAATTGCAAGAACGACAGTCagaaagatatttttttttttctttctctttacCTATCCTCCATAAAAATACCTATGCTGATACTGaatatcttcatttgcAGCTATGCAATATTTCAGATACCCCATTTTACCCAAGAGTTTCTTACTGGTGGTTGGATTTTCTTTAAGACGAGAAGATTACCAGTCCTGGATGTTCGTGAATGTGCCTATTGCGTCATCAGCGACTCCGCgccaagaaaagaaatactcGCATGCTCGGATTTATAGAATCGCATAATGGAAATACCTTCCTTAAAGGATGGagataaggaaaaaatgaCAAGAACAAGGAAGTACTTGGGAGCTTTCTCCGACATggtaaatatttgaaactCACGCAGCTCTCCTGGAAAGTTGGATCTGGAAAGGTAAggttgttttttttacagACATCAACCAAAATCGGTTCTTGTAGTAGACAATGTCACAGATCGCCacaagttgaaaaaaaagtttcgATGAACTGGATAAGGGGAGAGGTCACAAACAAAGTGTAGGGGGTGAGTAGTATAGTGGTAACTTGTTCATTTACCTAAATAACATTCTCACTAGAAAAGAGATATTGAAAGACTCCTCGTTTACCTAACTTGGCTGGTTCTTAGGTATATAATAGAAACATGGATCTGGCAGGTTATCACTTACAGTTTGCACTCCCACCAGGTTAcaattttcattatatatagttattttttaccaccacttcttcttctttcactTTGTCTTGCAATAGAAATACCAAAACAAGGTGAGGAAAAAATCGAATCTCAACGATAAAAATATGTCCATCACGAAGGTACATGCTAGAACGGTGTATGATTCTCGCGGCAATCCGACTGTTGAGGTTGAAATTACAACAGAGAATGGTCTCTTCAGAGCGATCGTCCCATCTGGTGCCTCCACCGGCATTCACGAAGCTGTTGAACTTAGAGACGGGAACAAGTCCGAATGGATGGGAAAAGGGGTGACCAAGGCAGTCAGTAACGTCAATAGTATCATAGGGCCTGCTTTAATCAAGTCCGAATTATGTGTAACCAATCAGAAGGGCATAGACGAGCTCATGATATCGTTAGACGGAACTTCTAACAAGTCAAGGTTGGGCGCCAATGCTATCCTTGGTGTTTCCTTGTGCGTTGCTCGAGCTGCTGCCGCACAAAAGGGAATTACTCTCTACAAGTATATAGCCGAGTTAGCGGATGCTAGACAGGACCCCTTTGTTATTCCTgttccttttttcaatgttttgAATGGTGGAGCCCACGCCGGTGGCTCTTTAGCTATGCAAGAATTCAAGATCGCGCCAGTCGGGGCTCAGAGCTTTGCAGAAGCCATGAGGATGGGTTCGGAAGTTTACCATCATTTGAAGATATTGGCGAAGGAGCAATATGGACCTTCCGCTGGAAATGTTGGTGACGAGGGTGGAGTTGCCCCCGATATTGACACTGCCGAAGACGCCTTGGACATGATTGTGGAAGCCATTAACATATGCGGTTACGAGGGTAGAGTGAAAGTAGGAATCGATAGTGCTCCTTCTGTTTTTTATAAGGACGGGAAATACGACCTAAATTTCAAGGAACCGAACTCTGACCCATCTCACTGGCTCAGTCCAGCCCAGTTAGCAGAATATTACCATTCATTGCTAAAGAAATACCCAATCATTTCCCTGGAAGATCCCTACGCCGAAGATGATTGGTCCTCGTGGTCTGCCTTCCTAAAGACTGTCAATGTTCAGATTATTGCAGATGACCTGACATGCACCAACAAGACCAGGATCGCCCGTGCTATAGAGGAGAAATGTGCGAATACTCTGTTGCTGAAACTCAACCAGATCGGTACTCTGACTGAGTCTATTGAAGCCGCCAATCAGGCTTTCGATGCTGGATGGGGTGTAATGATATCGCATAGATCAGGTGAAACCGAAGATCCGTTTATCGCTGATTTGGTCGTTGGTTTAAGATGTGGTCAAATTAAATCGGGCGCTTTGTCGAGATCAGAAAGACTGGCCAAGTATAATGAACTTTTGCGTATCGAAGAGGAACTGGGGGACGATTGTATATATGCTGGTCATAGGTTTCATGATGGAAACAAACTATAAAGGATTGTcttgtttccttttttttttttttttttttgtttttttatgaCTAAATAAAGTAAATCATATGaggttttattttttatttcgtTGATTTGGGTTACAGTATGGAAATGGGGCATTTGACACAAGTTATTTTATTCATATGTTTTATCTTGTAGGAAATCAAACCgtttttaaagttttccaTTGCCTACACACAAAATCATTACGAATCTGTCTGAACAAGGGTGGACGTGTGGGGGAAGGCTGTTCCAATCAAGAAATGCTTACAACTCTACTAACACTGCAGTTTTTCAGCTTTCTGATTAATCTCTTCggtttaaattttttagcaGCTATTACTTTCTAGTAACCCTTATAACGCGGTTGGTATCAAATCTTCCTGATAGTACAAGCAGACCTTTGACCCCATTCTTGTTGTGTCttgaaatctttttttctgacAAAAGTAAGAAGTTACACCATAATAGAGAAGTTAAATAATGAAAGTGTATCGATCATagaaatgattttatttttttcaactacTGTTACGGTCAAGAAACTAATACTGAGGATAAGTTTTCGCAACAATGATTTTGGTACAAGTGATTTAAAGTCTTGAATTACTTCAACACAATTTGCTTTGCGACGGTTTAGAATAACGTAATCGTATCAACGAATCCACTAGGCGCGCGTAAAAATTACAGACTCTAACAATATACGACTCCCAGCACATACCTACTATTCTGTACAATTCCGGGAAATAGGAGGGTAcagtattattttttctcgGCGATCGTTTAGGGTATACTGGAGATAGGCTTAGCAATACGCTTCTGAACGAGGATCTATAGCAACTAAATTCAGACATTCTGCTATACCAAAAAAGGAAGTATCACAGGCACGGAAAAGGGTTTTATAAGGCACCTCGGCACCCCTATAACTGGCATTCTCACATTCGGCGCATACGAATAGACAAAGGCCCCAGAAAACAATACCTTCGCATACAGAATCTATAAAGATGCATGCCTCgtttaaaaacaaaaacatcTTCATAGTGATCATGAAGTTGTGGGAAAGATGAGATATGGAGAATATGTGAAGTGCTAAAGGAGCATCTGTTAACGAATCGTTTAAGTGGTGATGACCAATGAAGGAATAGGTATAAATAGAGATACTTCAACTATATGCCTTCGAGAATATGTCtttattcatttctttcCTGTTAAGCTTATATCAGCACtaacaaacaaaacaaatacaatGGTCAAATTAACTTCAATCGCTGCTGGTGTTGCCGCTATCGCTGCCGGTGTTGCCGCTGCTCCAGCCACTACCACTCTATCTCCATCTGACGAAAGAGTCAACTTGGTCGAATTGGGTGTTTACGTCTCCGATATCAGAGCTCATTTGGCTCAATACTACTTGTTTCAAGCAGCTCATCCAACAGAGACCTACCCAGTTGAGATTGCTGAAGCTGTTTTCAACTATGGTGACTTCACCACCATGTTGACTGGTATTCCAGCTGAACAAGTCACCAGAGTCATCACTGGTGTCCCATGGTACTCTACCAGATTGAGACCGGCTATCTCCAGTGCTCTATCTAAGGACGGTATCTACACTGCTATTCCAAAATAGAGAGAAGCTTTTACGAACGAAATTCCATAGACattaaaaagtaaagaaaatgaaataaaatatgTTATTCTATTGATATAAATACAATTTCTCATATGTAAATGTATATTAATATGACAACTCATTTTTGATCAATAACAGTGTTTGTGGAGTATTTTCTCAATACAATAAACCCAAAATAGAAACTTCTCTTTTGCGTCACTGTTCTGGAAAAGGGTGCATGGTAATAAAGCTAATAGGGTATGTCCAATAAGCAATACTGAACTTGGAAATGTGCGGCTTCGCAGCCTTTTGTCTTTCTATAAAAATGTGTcgttcctttttttcattttttggcGCGTCGCCTCGGGGTCGTTTATAGAATATGCGTcacttttaaaaataagattGCAGATCAGGGCAAAACAAGTAGCAAGTCATAGCAAGAGACCCTGATTTTTGTGacataaatattattatttctttgttaGGTTAGTTTTTTATGTAACTGTAACTGGAATAGAGTTGAGGGGATAGCGCCCACATGTGTGTGAGCCACTACCGTATTATTGCTCGGTGAATAAAGAGTGTCACAACAATGGGATGACATAATATTCTAATGTGAAGTCTGTGTAAGTACGAAATATTCTGAAGTGGCATCCGTTCAAGCAAATGGGAATATTAAGGAACTTTTACGTTAATGACGTCATGGTAGTGCTCGTACTTCAAGTCAATATGTTTATGtattattgttgaagaatggaatatttttatgtttaggtGATTTTGATGGTGATTTTTTGGTTATATTAACATAAGTGTATATAAATTAAGTGGTTAGTATACGGTGTAAAAGTGGTATAACGTATGTATTAAGAGCAGttatacaatatttgggGCCGCCGAATGagatatagatattaaaatgtGGATAATCGTGGGAGTTATGCGTAAATGGCACAGGGTATAGACCGCTGAGGCAAGTGCCGTTAATAATGATGTGAGTGCATTTAGTACTGATGAAGTGAGAGATGGGCCATGGAGTGGAATGTGAGAGTAGGGTAACTTGAGATGATATATACTGTAGCATCCGTGTGCCTATGCCATATCAGTATACAAGTGAGGGTGGATACGGCATGTGGTGGTAGGGTAAGTATATGTGTATTATTTACGATCATTTGTTAACGTTTCAACATGGTGGGTAGAACAACAGTATGGTGAGTAGCGGATGATGGATGGTAGGGTAATAGTAGGGTAAGTGGTGGTGGAGTTGGATATGGGTAATTGGAGGGTAACGGTTATGATGGGCGGTGGATGGTAGTAGTAAGTAGAGAGATGGATGGTGGTTGGGAGTGGTATGGTTGAGTGAGACAGGGTAACGAGTGGAGAGGTAGGGTAATGGAGGGTAAGTTGAGAGACAGGTTCATCATATATATGTCACTGTATTGCATGCTGGATGGTGTTAGACAAGGCCGTAGGGACATATAGCATCTAGGAAGTAACCTTGTACGAAAATAGGCAATATTTCCTGTTTAGGCGATTGTGACGCAGATTTTAGTCCAACGATCTAGCgtc
This window contains:
- a CDS encoding uncharacterized protein (hypothetical protein; expression regulated by copper levels) — its product is MRFHRQGTAATVGVLLIVLLGFCWKLSESYGIVSTALPHKQPATKITDTPSIRWDNYHEFVRDIDFDNSTAIFNSIRAALRQSPSDIHPVGVSYFPAVIPKGTLMYHAGSKVPTTFEWLAMDHEFSYSFGLRSPSYGRKSLERRHGRFGNGTHGDHPKGPPPPPPPDEKDRGSQKMLTYRAARDLNKFLYLDGASAAKTDSGEMDTQLMLSNVIKEKLNLTDDGENERMAERLYAARICKWGKPFGLDGIIRVEVGFEVVLCDFSADNVELVSMLEMVQPNQYLGLPAPTVISKEEGWPLDENGNLVEDQLTDDQKAILEREDGWEKTFSNFNAVKSFNQLRAGTAHDNGEHRIHIDYRYLVSGINRTYIAPDPNNRRLLDEGMTWEKQLDMVDDLEKALEVGFDATQSMDWQLAFDELVLKFAPLLKSVSNILNSNGDINESIAINATALTLNFCLRFEPASNNSDEFGSGKDFAVYQYVSPYQALKTDADFLIWSSAVSVVGEIVDAIYKVNDLLIPEVYSFMTDNTTSSDLIKNVETARSTIDGLIESLGWIELNYRCERQCNWDEVCYTPSWGPSPMGMTEPGSHNEGFGTHFDESRQRLVINSKLQCININDLMVNRNH
- the PAU21 gene encoding seripauperin PAU21 (hypothetical protein; member of the seripauperin multigene family encoded mainly in subtelomeric regions; SWAT-GFP, seamless-GFP and mCherry fusion proteins localize to the cytosol; identical to Pau22p; encodes two proteins that are translated from 2 different start codons); the encoded protein is MTNEGIGINRDTSTICLREYVFIHFFPVKLISALTNKTNTMVKLTSIAAGVAAIAAGVAAAPATTTLSPSDERVNLVELGVYVSDIRAHLAQYYLFQAAHPTETYPVEIAEAVFNYGDFTTMLTGIPAEQVTRVITGVPWYSTRLRPAISSALSKDGIYTAIPK
- the ERR1 gene encoding phosphopyruvate hydratase ERR1 (Putative phosphopyruvate hydratase) is translated as MSITKVHARTVYDSRGNPTVEVEITTENGLFRAIVPSGASTGIHEAVELRDGNKSEWMGKGVTKAVSNVNSIIGPALIKSELCVTNQKGIDELMISLDGTSNKSRLGANAILGVSLCVARAAAAQKGITLYKYIAELADARQDPFVIPVPFFNVLNGGAHAGGSLAMQEFKIAPVGAQSFAEAMRMGSEVYHHLKILAKEQYGPSAGNVGDEGGVAPDIDTAEDALDMIVEAINICGYEGRVKVGIDSAPSVFYKDGKYDLNFKEPNSDPSHWLSPAQLAEYYHSLLKKYPIISLEDPYAEDDWSSWSAFLKTVNVQIIADDLTCTNKTRIARAIEEKCANTLLLKLNQIGTLTESIEAANQAFDAGWGVMISHRSGETEDPFIADLVVGLRCGQIKSGALSRSERLAKYNELLRIEEELGDDCIYAGHRFHDGNKL
- the FEX1 gene encoding fluoride transporter (Protein involved in fluoride export; nearly identical to FEX2, and deletion of both proteins results in a large increase in fluoride sensitivity compared with the single mutant; contains two FEX domains connected by a linker; part of a widespread family of conserved fluoride export proteins), yielding MIFNPVISNHKLSHYIHVFCTFTTFCILGTETRQAITALSTYTPAFVTAPTVLWSNCSSCMLMGIMQSLNAYTWMKDHQVLFLGVTTGYCGALSSFSSMLLEMFEHSTNLTNGNIANHTKLPNRAYGIMEFLSVLLVHLMVSMGSLIFGRQLGKEVIVAYGSSSFSKPYTPPSDTVKENAGDVDTQEMEKNILEFKFKTPAPFFKKFFDIVDKLAYALAFPLIILFVVLCAYYENYSRGKWTLPCLFGIFAGFLRYWLAEMFNKTNKKFPLGTFLANVFATLLIGIFTMVQRGKKHFSTDVPIVNSLNSCHIVSALISGFCGTLSTISTFINEGYKLSFINMLIYYTVSIAISYCLLVITLGSYAWTRGLTNPIC
- the HSP33 gene encoding glutathione-independent methylglyoxalase family protein (Possible chaperone and cysteine protease; required for transcriptional reprogramming during the diauxic shift and for survival in stationary phase; similar to E. coli Hsp31 and S. cerevisiae Hsp31p, Hsp32p, and Sno4p; member of the DJ-1/ThiJ/PfpI superfamily, which includes human DJ-1 involved in Parkinson's disease and cancer), with product MTPKRALISLTSYHGPFYKDGAKTGVFVVEILRSFDTFEKHGFEVDFVSETGGFGWDEHYLPKSFIGGEDKMNFETKNSAFNKALARIKTANEVNASDYKVFFASAGHGALFDYPKAKNLQDIASKIYANGGVIAAICHGPLLFDGLIDIKTTRPLIEGKAITGFPLEGEIALGVDDILRSRKLTTVERVANKNGAKYLAPIHPWDDYSITDGKLVTGVNANSSYSTTIRAINALYS
- a CDS encoding uncharacterized protein (hypothetical protein; identified by gene-trapping, microarray-based expression analysis, and genome-wide homology searching), whose translation is MIVNNTHILTLPPHAVSTLTCILIWHRHTDATVYIISSYPTLTFHSMAHLSLHQY